Proteins co-encoded in one Jeotgalibacillus malaysiensis genomic window:
- a CDS encoding N-acetyltransferase GCN5 gives MNKNLFIFNKSKRYEVRVRNYTNEDFSDLIELQRKAFPPPFPSDLLWNNEQLTSHITKFPEGALCIQVDGKLAGSITALRTNYAGESHTWEQITSDGYITNHEDDGEVLYIVDICIDPDYRGLGLGKELMRAMYETVVYLGVKKLAGGSRMPGYKDVRDEMTIDEYYEKVVQGELNDPVVTFLMKAGRMPERLMKHYLEDEDSADCAVLMTWKNPFLT, from the coding sequence ATGAATAAAAATCTGTTTATTTTTAATAAGAGTAAAAGATATGAAGTACGTGTGCGGAATTATACAAATGAGGATTTCAGCGATTTAATTGAACTTCAGCGAAAAGCTTTTCCTCCACCCTTCCCGTCTGACCTGCTATGGAATAACGAACAGCTGACCTCTCATATTACAAAATTTCCGGAAGGGGCGTTATGCATCCAGGTTGATGGTAAACTAGCCGGTTCCATTACTGCGTTGAGAACGAATTATGCAGGGGAAAGTCATACGTGGGAGCAGATTACTTCAGATGGCTACATAACAAATCACGAAGATGACGGGGAAGTTTTGTATATTGTTGATATTTGTATTGACCCTGATTACAGAGGGCTCGGGCTTGGTAAAGAATTAATGAGGGCCATGTATGAAACAGTCGTCTACCTTGGTGTTAAAAAACTTGCAGGCGGCAGCAGAATGCCCGGCTATAAGGATGTCCGCGATGAGATGACCATTGATGAGTATTACGAAAAAGTTGTGCAGGGGGAGTTAAATGATCCTGTGGTGACGTTTTTAATGAAAGCTGGAAGAATGCCGGAGCGTTTGATGAAGCATTATCTTGAGGATGAAGATTCAGCTGACTGTGCTGTACTAATGACCTGGAAAAACCCGTTTTTGACATAA
- a CDS encoding magnesium chelatase — protein MKHALIKEVGKAVIGKEREVELLTIALLQGGHVLLESVPGTGKTLLAKSYAKACGGEYARIQFTPDVLPSDVTGLHFFNPETRSFELKKGPVMTNFLLADEINRATPRTQSSLLEVMEEKQVTIDGETLVSSFPFMVIATQNPVESQQGTFPLPYAQLDRFMFKLPSDYPLYEDESTILKQWVSGSELPELEEVISIDEIKQAAKKVREVAVHNEITDYILTLIRATRTHPSIEHGASPRAAVTLLKAAQGAAFLQDRQYVLPEDVKSLFQFVLGHRIQLTAEASLMKNTEQVLQDVLASADAPVELRL, from the coding sequence ATGAAACATGCATTGATTAAAGAAGTGGGTAAAGCGGTTATCGGTAAGGAGAGGGAAGTTGAACTATTAACAATTGCTCTTCTTCAGGGAGGACATGTTCTGCTTGAGAGCGTACCAGGGACAGGAAAAACACTGCTGGCTAAATCATACGCTAAAGCCTGCGGAGGAGAATATGCACGCATTCAGTTTACACCGGATGTACTCCCGTCAGACGTAACAGGACTTCATTTTTTCAATCCGGAAACAAGATCCTTTGAACTGAAAAAAGGGCCGGTCATGACAAATTTTCTGCTGGCTGATGAAATCAACCGGGCAACACCCAGAACACAGTCAAGTCTGCTCGAAGTAATGGAAGAAAAACAGGTAACGATTGATGGGGAAACGCTTGTTTCTTCATTTCCCTTTATGGTGATTGCAACTCAAAACCCTGTTGAGTCACAGCAGGGGACATTCCCACTTCCATACGCTCAGCTGGACAGGTTTATGTTCAAGCTGCCATCAGATTATCCCCTCTACGAAGATGAATCAACGATCCTGAAGCAGTGGGTATCAGGAAGTGAGCTGCCCGAGCTTGAAGAAGTCATTTCAATTGATGAGATTAAGCAGGCTGCAAAGAAAGTAAGAGAAGTAGCTGTACATAATGAAATAACCGACTATATTTTAACTTTAATCCGAGCGACCCGTACCCATCCCTCGATTGAACATGGGGCAAGTCCGAGAGCAGCAGTAACTCTATTAAAGGCTGCACAGGGCGCTGCGTTTTTGCAGGATAGACAGTATGTCTTGCCTGAAGATGTCAAAAGTCTTTTTCAGTTCGTACTCGGTCACAGAATTCAGCTGACAGCAGAAGCCTCACTGATGAAAAATACTGAACAGGTATTACAGGATGTTTTAGCGTCAGCTGATGCACCGGTAGAGCTGAGGCTTTAA
- a CDS encoding aminotransferase A, with the protein MNEAVKKIEISGIRKFFNKIQHIDGMISLTIGQPDFPTPAHIKEAAKDAIDHNHTNYTHNAGIIELRKAISDYMKEKYQLDYRAEDEIIVTNGASQAIDTALRTILSKGEEVILPGPVYPGYTPVIQQCGAVPVFVDTTAQHFKMTADMIRPHITEQTSCIILPYPSNPTGVSLDEAELKKIADLADEFNLLIVADEIYSELTYDEPHVSIGTIARERTITINGLSKSHSMTGWRIGVLMAPETIAAQCLKVHQYTVSCASSISQYAALAAYTAGKNDAEPMKEAYRERRKLTEEKLNELGFNVVKPDGAFYFFAGIPGKKSAEQFALDLAEHARVGVVPGTAFGPEGEGFIRVSYACSEAQLIEAFRRMKDYLQ; encoded by the coding sequence ATGAACGAAGCTGTTAAAAAGATTGAAATATCAGGGATCAGAAAGTTTTTTAATAAAATCCAGCATATTGATGGCATGATCTCACTTACAATTGGGCAGCCGGATTTTCCGACACCTGCACATATTAAGGAAGCTGCAAAAGATGCGATTGACCATAACCATACAAACTACACACATAACGCAGGGATTATTGAACTTAGAAAAGCAATCTCAGATTATATGAAGGAGAAATACCAGTTAGATTATCGTGCTGAAGATGAAATAATCGTCACGAATGGGGCATCACAGGCCATTGATACAGCACTGAGGACCATTTTATCCAAAGGTGAAGAAGTGATTTTACCCGGACCTGTCTATCCGGGTTATACGCCGGTCATTCAACAGTGTGGTGCAGTACCTGTATTTGTCGATACGACGGCTCAGCATTTTAAAATGACTGCTGACATGATCAGACCACACATCACTGAACAGACCTCATGTATCATTTTGCCTTATCCTTCTAATCCAACAGGAGTGAGTCTGGATGAGGCGGAGTTAAAAAAAATTGCTGATCTGGCTGATGAGTTCAATTTACTGATTGTAGCTGATGAAATATACAGCGAGCTCACTTATGATGAGCCGCATGTATCAATCGGAACAATTGCCAGAGAACGGACGATTACCATTAATGGACTCTCTAAATCCCATTCAATGACCGGCTGGAGAATCGGTGTACTGATGGCGCCAGAGACGATTGCAGCGCAATGTCTGAAAGTTCATCAATATACGGTGTCATGTGCGTCCTCCATTTCACAATACGCAGCACTTGCTGCTTACACTGCAGGCAAAAATGATGCAGAACCAATGAAAGAAGCCTACAGAGAAAGAAGGAAGCTGACAGAAGAAAAGCTGAATGAGCTTGGGTTTAATGTAGTAAAACCGGATGGAGCTTTTTATTTCTTTGCGGGAATCCCCGGAAAGAAGAGTGCTGAGCAATTTGCACTTGATCTTGCAGAACATGCGAGAGTTGGCGTAGTACCCGGGACGGCATTCGGTCCTGAAGGAGAAGGTTTTATAAGGGTCTCTTACGCATGTTCAGAAGCACAGCTCATAGAAGCTTTCAGGAGAATGAAGGATTACCTGCAATAA
- a CDS encoding phosphoenolpyruvate-protein phosphotransferase, with translation MSSVLKGIAASSGIAIAKAYRLVEPDLSFEQKKVENAEQEVQRFQEALQTSKQELEVIRDRARTELGEDKAAIFEAHLLVLSDPELVSPIEDKIKGEQVNAEAALKETADMFVTMFEQMDNEYMKERAADIRDVTKRVLSHLLGVKVLNPSMISEEVVVIADDLTPSDTAQLNREFVKGFTTNIGGRTSHSAIMARSMEIPAVVGTKEATVTIENGDMVIVDGLNGEVHVNPTEEIISKYKQEAADFADQKAEWAKLVDEKTVTAEGRHVELAANIGTPGDLEGVTNNGGEGIGLYRTEFLYMGRTELPSEDEQFESYKAVLEGMKGKPVVVRTLDIGGDKELPYLNLPEEMNPFLGFRAIRLCLEQTDLFRTQLRALLRASSYGNLKVMFPMISNLQEFRAAKALLLEVKEELISEGVEVSDSIEVGIMVEIPSTAVMADQFAKEVDFFSIGTNDLIQYTMAADRMNERVSYLYQPYNPAILRLIKMVIDASHKEGKWTGMCGEMAGDEIAIPILLGLGLDEFSMSATSILPARTQIKQLSDDKMKALAEHVLTLSTNDEVIEAVKKEINL, from the coding sequence ATGTCTTCAGTATTAAAAGGAATTGCTGCATCAAGCGGAATTGCAATTGCAAAGGCTTACCGTCTAGTAGAGCCTGATCTGTCATTTGAACAGAAAAAAGTAGAAAATGCAGAACAGGAAGTACAGCGCTTCCAGGAAGCACTACAGACATCAAAGCAGGAGCTTGAAGTAATCCGCGACCGCGCCAGAACTGAACTTGGTGAAGATAAAGCCGCAATTTTCGAAGCGCATCTGCTTGTCTTAAGTGACCCTGAACTGGTCTCTCCTATTGAGGATAAGATCAAGGGTGAACAGGTGAACGCAGAAGCAGCACTTAAAGAAACTGCAGATATGTTTGTCACAATGTTTGAACAGATGGATAACGAGTACATGAAAGAGCGTGCTGCTGATATCCGTGACGTTACAAAGCGTGTGCTTTCACATCTGCTTGGTGTAAAAGTACTTAACCCAAGCATGATCTCAGAGGAAGTGGTTGTCATTGCTGATGACCTGACCCCTTCTGATACTGCTCAGCTTAACCGTGAATTCGTTAAAGGCTTTACAACGAATATCGGTGGCCGTACATCTCATTCAGCAATCATGGCACGCTCGATGGAAATTCCTGCAGTTGTAGGAACGAAAGAAGCGACTGTAACGATTGAAAATGGCGATATGGTCATTGTAGACGGACTGAATGGTGAAGTTCATGTGAATCCGACTGAAGAAATCATCAGTAAGTACAAGCAGGAAGCTGCAGATTTTGCTGATCAAAAAGCAGAATGGGCAAAGCTTGTGGATGAAAAAACAGTTACAGCTGAAGGCCGTCACGTAGAACTTGCTGCTAATATTGGTACACCTGGAGATCTTGAGGGTGTTACGAATAATGGCGGTGAAGGAATCGGTCTTTACCGAACAGAATTTCTTTATATGGGACGTACTGAACTTCCATCAGAGGATGAACAGTTTGAATCTTATAAAGCAGTTTTAGAAGGTATGAAAGGTAAACCTGTTGTTGTCCGCACGCTTGATATCGGTGGCGATAAGGAGCTTCCATATCTGAACCTGCCTGAAGAGATGAATCCATTCCTCGGCTTCCGTGCGATCAGACTATGCCTTGAGCAGACTGACCTGTTCCGTACACAGCTGCGTGCACTATTACGTGCAAGCTCCTATGGAAACTTAAAAGTGATGTTCCCAATGATCTCTAACCTTCAGGAATTCAGAGCTGCTAAAGCGCTTCTTCTTGAAGTAAAAGAAGAACTGATTTCAGAAGGCGTTGAAGTATCTGACTCTATTGAAGTTGGTATTATGGTTGAGATTCCATCTACTGCTGTAATGGCAGATCAGTTTGCTAAAGAAGTAGATTTCTTCAGCATTGGTACGAATGACCTGATTCAGTACACGATGGCAGCTGACCGTATGAATGAGAGAGTTTCATATTTGTATCAGCCATACAATCCGGCGATCCTTCGTCTGATTAAAATGGTCATTGATGCTTCTCATAAAGAAGGTAAGTGGACAGGTATGTGTGGAGAAATGGCTGGAGATGAAATCGCTATTCCAATCCTGCTTGGACTTGGACTGGATGAATTCTCAATGAGCGCTACTTCCATTCTGCCTGCCCGTACACAGATCAAGCAGCTTTCAGATGACAAGATGAAAGCATTAGCTGAGCATGTACTGACACTTTCAACAAATGATGAAGTCATTGAGGCTGTAAAAAAAGAAATAAATTTGTAA
- a CDS encoding thiol-disulfide oxidoreductase, which translates to MKLRAPMPEMDGAVKWLNSEVTRDELVGEKPTLIHFWSVSCHLCKEAMPDINELRDEYEEDLNVVAVHMPRSEDDLDMQVIEQVAQGHDISQPIYVDSEHKLTEAFENQYVPAYYVFDKEGQLRHFQAGGSGMKMLRKRLNRVLDTEEK; encoded by the coding sequence ATGAAACTAAGAGCACCAATGCCTGAAATGGACGGCGCAGTAAAATGGTTAAACAGTGAAGTAACAAGAGACGAGCTTGTTGGAGAAAAACCAACACTCATTCATTTCTGGTCAGTCAGCTGCCATCTTTGTAAAGAAGCAATGCCTGACATTAATGAACTGCGTGATGAATATGAAGAGGACTTAAATGTAGTAGCGGTTCATATGCCGCGTTCTGAAGATGATCTTGATATGCAGGTAATCGAACAGGTTGCACAGGGTCATGATATTTCACAGCCGATCTACGTAGACAGTGAGCACAAGTTGACTGAGGCGTTCGAGAATCAATACGTACCGGCTTATTATGTATTTGATAAAGAAGGTCAGCTTCGTCACTTTCAGGCTGGCGGCAGCGGAATGAAAATGCTCCGTAAGCGTCTGAATAGAGTGCTTGATACAGAAGAAAAATAA
- a CDS encoding oxidoreductase has product MKIGFIGTGVMGKSIVRHLLEEHSVHIYTRTKHKAEELIIQGAVWEETPSALAASCELIFTMVGYPEDVDQVYTGESGIFHTAAEGTVCVDLTTSKPELAAALFEEGQQRKIHMIDAPVSGGDTGAKNGTLSIMAGGEEEVFNGVLPVLELFGSNIVYHGKAGSGQHTKMSNQIVIGSTMMGVCEALTYAVKSGLDPEKVLASISQGAAGSWSLSHLAPRILKGDYEPGFYIHHFIKDLKIALEESKKMGLSLPGLELALKSYEQAQTIGLSEKGTQALYKVYEDQL; this is encoded by the coding sequence ATGAAAATTGGATTTATAGGTACAGGTGTGATGGGGAAGTCGATTGTCCGCCACCTGCTTGAAGAACATTCAGTACATATTTATACGCGTACAAAACATAAAGCGGAGGAGCTGATCATACAGGGGGCAGTCTGGGAGGAAACACCATCTGCGCTCGCAGCGTCTTGTGAATTGATCTTTACAATGGTTGGGTATCCTGAGGACGTAGATCAGGTGTATACAGGGGAAAGCGGTATTTTTCATACTGCAGCAGAAGGTACAGTTTGTGTAGATTTAACAACTTCGAAGCCTGAGCTTGCAGCAGCACTTTTTGAAGAGGGGCAGCAAAGAAAGATTCATATGATTGACGCGCCGGTTTCAGGCGGTGACACCGGTGCGAAAAATGGTACGCTCTCTATCATGGCCGGTGGAGAGGAAGAAGTATTTAATGGAGTGCTGCCGGTTCTTGAGCTTTTCGGTTCAAATATTGTCTACCACGGCAAAGCAGGCAGCGGGCAGCATACAAAGATGAGTAACCAGATTGTAATTGGTTCTACGATGATGGGTGTATGTGAAGCGCTCACTTATGCAGTAAAGTCCGGCCTTGATCCGGAAAAGGTGCTTGCAAGTATCTCGCAGGGCGCTGCAGGAAGCTGGAGTCTTAGTCACTTAGCGCCAAGAATTCTAAAGGGTGATTATGAGCCCGGCTTTTATATCCATCACTTTATAAAAGACCTTAAAATTGCACTCGAAGAAAGCAAAAAAATGGGGCTGTCACTGCCAGGACTTGAGCTCGCATTAAAGTCTTATGAGCAGGCGCAGACAATCGGACTTTCAGAAAAAGGTACCCAGGCTTTATATAAAGTATACGAAGATCAGCTGTAA
- a CDS encoding MFS transporter, translated as MNRTEHAPRSGMKLFFTLPILSWALYDFANTIFSSNINTVFFPFYLDAQIGGSAEMEQVASTFISYANAFASFLLVVFSPLYGVWIDRTGQKKKYIVWLASLSIIGTFLMGIFAVTDMAGEWFNLPINLFFVVIAFVAAKFFFNSSLVFYDTMLSDLGTQREIPLISGFGVAVGYLGTIVGLSVYLFVQEGSPEQAFIPTAVMYLLFSLPLFFFLKDTPAKKRKKEHFLTGYKEIYATFKEMKSYKNTFTFMLSYFFLNDAIATTIAIMAIYATSVVGFSSGQFIILYLGSTIFAVIGSFMFGYITKKTGAKIGVMLVSIILITALTIAALATAQWMFWIAGALIGVALGSMWVTSRTLIIDLTPYEKRGQFFGLFAFSGKVSSIIGPAIYGTITLNLREYGELASRVALSSLIVMAVIGMIMLIKVKQPEPHADA; from the coding sequence ATGAACAGGACTGAACATGCACCAAGAAGTGGAATGAAGCTGTTTTTTACACTGCCGATATTATCATGGGCATTATATGATTTTGCGAATACGATCTTTTCATCAAATATCAATACAGTATTTTTTCCGTTTTACCTCGATGCTCAAATCGGCGGAAGTGCTGAAATGGAGCAGGTTGCAAGTACTTTTATTTCATATGCCAATGCATTTGCGAGCTTTTTACTTGTTGTCTTTTCGCCGCTGTATGGCGTATGGATAGACCGGACGGGACAAAAAAAGAAGTATATCGTCTGGCTTGCTTCGCTGTCCATTATCGGAACGTTCCTGATGGGGATTTTTGCTGTTACTGATATGGCAGGAGAGTGGTTTAACCTGCCGATTAATTTATTCTTTGTTGTCATTGCATTTGTCGCTGCAAAGTTCTTTTTTAACAGCAGTCTTGTTTTTTATGACACGATGCTTAGTGACCTCGGAACGCAGAGAGAAATTCCGCTGATCTCGGGGTTTGGTGTAGCAGTCGGTTATTTAGGCACAATTGTCGGACTCTCAGTTTATTTATTTGTTCAGGAAGGAAGTCCTGAACAGGCATTTATTCCGACCGCTGTGATGTATTTGCTCTTTTCTTTGCCATTGTTCTTTTTCCTGAAAGATACGCCGGCTAAGAAAAGGAAGAAAGAGCATTTCCTGACCGGATATAAGGAAATTTATGCAACCTTTAAAGAAATGAAGTCCTATAAAAATACGTTCACCTTTATGCTCTCTTACTTCTTTTTAAATGATGCGATTGCAACGACAATCGCAATTATGGCGATCTATGCAACATCGGTTGTCGGTTTTTCAAGTGGTCAGTTCATTATTTTATATTTGGGGTCAACAATTTTTGCTGTAATAGGATCATTTATGTTTGGGTACATTACAAAGAAAACCGGTGCCAAAATTGGTGTCATGCTTGTGTCCATTATTTTAATAACCGCGCTGACCATTGCGGCACTCGCAACAGCTCAGTGGATGTTCTGGATCGCAGGCGCGCTGATTGGTGTTGCGCTTGGATCAATGTGGGTTACATCAAGAACGCTCATTATTGATTTAACGCCATACGAAAAAAGAGGACAGTTTTTCGGTTTATTTGCTTTTTCGGGGAAAGTATCTTCGATCATCGGACCCGCAATTTATGGTACGATCACGCTGAATCTGAGGGAGTATGGAGAGCTTGCGAGCAGAGTCGCTCTTTCCTCACTTATCGTTATGGCAGTAATCGGCATGATCATGCTCATCAAAGTAAAACAGCCCGAACCCCATGCCGATGCTTGA
- a CDS encoding chemotaxis protein CheV — MTEHNGILLESGTNELEIVEFEVNGSKYGINVIKVKEIIQPVPVIPIPHSHHYIKGIIQLRGEVLPVIDMRQVLGSGSAESASQEKYIVSEFNQQKVVFHVDNVSMIHRVSWDQIEKPSDMYQSHHTKVIGVIKRNEDMLLLLDFESIILEINPETGINVGMVKKLGVRERSEKKLVVAEDSPLLRQLLSDTLTEAGYDQAEFFENGQDALRYLESLTADQSPVEEHVQLIITDIEMPQMDGHHLTKRIKEHTKLSKLPVIIFSSLITDDLKHKGSRVGADDQISKPEINQLIHSIDRLIL, encoded by the coding sequence ATGACAGAACATAATGGGATCCTGCTTGAGAGCGGGACAAATGAACTTGAAATCGTTGAATTTGAAGTGAACGGCAGCAAGTACGGGATAAATGTGATCAAAGTGAAAGAAATCATTCAGCCGGTACCGGTGATTCCAATCCCGCATTCACATCATTATATAAAAGGAATTATTCAGCTGAGAGGAGAAGTATTACCTGTAATAGATATGAGACAGGTGCTTGGCAGCGGATCAGCTGAATCAGCTTCACAGGAAAAGTACATTGTATCTGAATTTAATCAACAGAAGGTTGTTTTTCATGTAGATAACGTATCGATGATTCACAGGGTTTCATGGGACCAGATCGAAAAGCCATCTGATATGTATCAGAGTCATCATACGAAAGTGATTGGTGTGATTAAGCGAAATGAAGATATGCTCCTGTTACTCGACTTCGAGAGTATTATTCTTGAGATCAATCCGGAAACAGGGATTAATGTAGGGATGGTGAAGAAGCTTGGCGTACGGGAAAGGTCAGAGAAAAAGCTGGTAGTCGCAGAAGACTCACCGCTTCTCAGACAGCTGCTTTCAGACACACTGACAGAAGCAGGGTATGACCAGGCTGAGTTTTTTGAGAACGGTCAGGATGCGCTTCGCTATCTTGAATCACTGACTGCGGACCAGTCGCCTGTTGAAGAACATGTTCAGCTCATTATTACTGACATTGAAATGCCTCAGATGGATGGGCATCACTTAACGAAACGAATTAAAGAACATACAAAACTAAGTAAATTACCGGTCATTATCTTTTCTTCATTGATCACTGATGACTTAAAGCATAAAGGAAGCAGGGTAGGCGCGGATGATCAGATCAGTAAACCTGAAATTAATCAGCTGATTCATTCTATTGACCGTTTAATTCTTTAA
- a CDS encoding metal transporter, whose product MIRVMGMTPGGSLNEFSSVKEAKKAELRWMWVDFNQPAEREGRELSKSFSFHPLAIEDCVEKGYQRPKFDSYHQYIFLVLHHLTKDTYEAEEIDVFVNEKMIVTWHYEPLKMIDEIWERQLSGNGLAGEGNPIGLLHSILDMTVDDYFPSVYGIEDVLNRIEEKTDENSSHDLMDRLFDVRHDMQKLRRSLVPTRDMLYRLLNGTNVALTREQQLYFSDVYDHVIKLTEMLESYREFSSDIRDNYISVSSDKMNNIMMTLTVITTIFMPLSFLAGLYGMNFVYIPELEFEYGYFVLLGVMTLIAIVMFIVFRKIGWLQFSRSKKKKRRRIFKR is encoded by the coding sequence ATGATTAGAGTGATGGGAATGACACCCGGAGGAAGCCTGAATGAGTTTTCCTCGGTTAAAGAAGCAAAAAAAGCAGAACTGAGATGGATGTGGGTCGATTTTAACCAGCCTGCTGAAAGAGAAGGCAGAGAACTTTCAAAATCATTTTCATTCCATCCGCTTGCAATTGAAGACTGCGTGGAAAAGGGATATCAGAGACCAAAATTCGATAGCTATCATCAATATATTTTTCTTGTTTTGCATCACCTAACAAAGGATACATATGAAGCTGAAGAAATTGATGTTTTTGTTAATGAAAAAATGATCGTTACCTGGCATTATGAACCCTTAAAAATGATTGATGAAATTTGGGAAAGGCAGCTGTCAGGTAATGGTCTTGCAGGGGAAGGAAATCCCATTGGCCTGCTTCACTCTATATTAGACATGACGGTGGATGATTATTTTCCATCTGTGTATGGTATTGAAGATGTACTAAACAGAATTGAAGAAAAAACTGATGAAAATTCATCGCATGATCTGATGGACAGGCTGTTTGATGTCAGACATGATATGCAAAAGCTTAGAAGGTCACTTGTTCCGACAAGGGATATGCTATACAGGCTGCTGAATGGAACCAACGTAGCGCTTACAAGAGAGCAGCAGTTATACTTCTCAGATGTCTATGACCATGTCATCAAGCTGACAGAGATGCTTGAATCATACCGGGAATTTTCATCAGATATTCGTGATAACTATATTTCAGTCAGCTCAGATAAAATGAATAATATTATGATGACACTCACAGTCATCACAACGATATTTATGCCACTTTCATTTTTGGCAGGCTTATATGGTATGAACTTTGTCTATATTCCTGAGCTGGAGTTTGAATATGGATATTTTGTTCTGCTTGGGGTCATGACCTTGATTGCAATCGTCATGTTTATTGTATTTCGTAAGATTGGCTGGCTTCAATTTTCACGGTCGAAAAAGAAAAAACGCCGGAGAATTTTTAAGCGTTGA
- a CDS encoding phosphocarrier protein HPr, translated as MTQKTFTVTAETGIHARPATILVQNASKFDSDIQLEYKGKKVNLKSIMGVMSLGVGKDAEITIYADGSDEEEALASLEETLKNEGLA; from the coding sequence ATGACACAAAAAACTTTTACAGTAACAGCAGAAACTGGAATTCACGCACGTCCTGCAACAATTCTTGTTCAAAATGCAAGTAAGTTCGATTCAGATATCCAGCTTGAATATAAAGGTAAGAAAGTAAACCTTAAATCAATTATGGGTGTTATGTCTCTAGGTGTAGGTAAAGATGCTGAAATCACAATTTATGCTGATGGAAGCGATGAAGAGGAAGCGCTGGCAAGTCTTGAAGAAACTCTAAAGAACGAAGGCCTGGCGTAA